A window of bacterium genomic DNA:
CAAGCTGTCCGGCGTCATAATCTCTGAGCGCTGCTCTGATGGCCACAAAGGCAGAGCCCCAAAACAAAACCGTTCCGGAAACCGCAAGCATCACCAAGACCCGTTTTTGAGATCCCATTTTTCTGTGGAGTTAAAGTTACGGGAGTTCGGCTGAATTAATCCAATGAAATCTTTTCATTCATCCGATGACCGCAACTTATACAGCAGGATTTTGCGGGTTGACAAGCGACAGGAAACAGGAATATTCTTACCTACAAAGTGACTTTTGCTGGTGATAACAAATGAAACCATTTAAGATTCGGATTCCAAAGGAAAAAATCACGGATTTACGAAGGCGTCTTGAGAAGATGCGTTGGCCCGATTCTATTGATGCTGATGACTGGGGAAGCGGCGTGCCCCTGAATTACCTGAAGGAACTTGTTGATTACTGGAAGGATGAATACGGCTGGTTTGCACAGCAGGAACTGCTGAATTCCTTTGCCCACTACAAGTCTGTGGTTGACGGATTCGGCATACATTTTATTCATGAGCGAAGTTCAGATCCCGATGCTTTACCTTTGCTTCTGATTCACGGATGGCCGGGATCCTTCTGGGAAATGCAGCGGATTATTCCGATGCTGACCACTCCCGATAAATATGGTGCAGATCCATCGGATGCTTTTCATGTTGTGGTTCCATCACTGCCCGGTTATGGATTTTCCGATCGCCCTGCCAAACACGGAATGAACGGACCATTCATCGCGAGTTTGTTTGAAAAGCTGATGAAACAGCTTGGCTATTCGAAGTTTGTTGCTCAAGGCGGCGATTGGGGAGCAACAGTCGCAACGTGGCTCGGGTTGCATCATCCGGCAAGCTTGACTGCGATCCATCTCAATTACATTCCCGGTTCTTACAGGCCTTACGTGGAATCAAACGACACGCTTTCGGAATCCGAGCAGGAGTTTTTAAAGCATCGTGAAGAATGGTATCAGAAGGAAGGGGGGTACGCTCATATTCAAGCCACCAAACCGCAAACGCTTGCCTATGCTTTGAATGATTCACCGGCAGGACTTGCAGCCTGGATCGTTGAAAAATTTCAAGGTTGGAGCGATTGTGACGGCAATGTCGAGAATCGATTTTCAAAGGATGAATTGTTGACCAACATCAGTATTTACTGGTTTACGGAGACGTTTCATTCTTCCGCTCGTCTCTATCAGGAAGCACTCAAAGCTCCTGTACACATGTCCAAAGGAATGAGAGTGGAAGTCCCTGGTTTTGTTGCTTGTTTTCCTAAAGAGGATCCTATGGCGCCGCGAGATTGGACCGAGCGCGGATACAATATCCAGCGCTGGACTCACTTGCCATCCGGCGGTCATTTTGCAGCATGGGAAGAACCGGAATTGCTGGCAAAAGACCTTCGGGAGTCGCTGAGATCGTTCAGGAACAAAGCATGAGCCTGACAGTTTGCGTTGGTGGTGCAACCGGATGGACCGGGCTGCCGTTATGCAAAGAGATTCTTCAAGCCCAGGACATGAATTTAGTTGGAGCGGTTTCTCGCAGTCGCGCCGATGAAAATCTTGGGAAGATTCTGGATCAGCCGAATGTGGATTTGAAGATCCAGGAATCTGTTGTTGAAGCCCTGACAACAGCGCCGGATGTTTATGTGGATTTCACCGGTGCGGAAGCTGTCAAGACCCACGTATTGGAAGCAGTTAACAAAAAAATTCA
This region includes:
- a CDS encoding epoxide hydrolase yields the protein MKPFKIRIPKEKITDLRRRLEKMRWPDSIDADDWGSGVPLNYLKELVDYWKDEYGWFAQQELLNSFAHYKSVVDGFGIHFIHERSSDPDALPLLLIHGWPGSFWEMQRIIPMLTTPDKYGADPSDAFHVVVPSLPGYGFSDRPAKHGMNGPFIASLFEKLMKQLGYSKFVAQGGDWGATVATWLGLHHPASLTAIHLNYIPGSYRPYVESNDTLSESEQEFLKHREEWYQKEGGYAHIQATKPQTLAYALNDSPAGLAAWIVEKFQGWSDCDGNVENRFSKDELLTNISIYWFTETFHSSARLYQEALKAPVHMSKGMRVEVPGFVACFPKEDPMAPRDWTERGYNIQRWTHLPSGGHFAAWEEPELLAKDLRESLRSFRNKA